The Mesotoga sp. UBA6090 region AGAGGCCTTACCGAAATCTGACTCACAAAAGACTGAATCGATGCCTTCGTATAGAACCTGAGCTTGCCATTAACTGACTTGATCATAACACCGTGTTCATGACCTTCATATTCTTTCTCAAGTTCTTCCAGAAGCAGCATAACCTGGCTAAGCTTTATCCCAATAATCGAGGCTACTCGCGAAGGCTCGATCCCGCTCTTTGCCGAAAAGATCAATGCTTCCATGACGGCCTTCTTTGTTAATTCCTCGCTCACGAAACCTTCCTCCTGAGAGTGAGGGGTTCTACGGTGTCAAGATAGTACCTGTTCAGTTTGAGCAACTCAAGAACTGCCAGAAAGGAAACGATAATCTCTGATCTGCTTTCGAGACTCATTAGGAATTTGTGAAGCTCTATCGTTTCATAAAGTTGCTCGATCTGCATCATTCTATCTTCGACGTTTATGCTTTCCGAGACTATTGTGTATACCCTTTCTCTTAGCACAGTTTCTTTAAGTATAGCCTTGAACGCTTCCGTCAATTCATCTGGAAGATCTTCCTTTCTTTCTTGATCTACCATTGGCTTCGCGGTTGCCCTTTCATAGCTGTATGCATCGTACAACTTTACCCTGAATTCCTTAGACAGGTCCTTTATAGCCTTATACTCCTCGACTCTCCGGTAAAGCTCCTTCCTCTGGTTGTCAAATACCTCAGCCTCGTTGTTACTGATTCTCGGAAGCAGTGCCTTCGATTTCATCTCCATTAGGGTTGAAGCCATAACAAGGAAATCCGAAGTCACAACCATATCAAGTGATTTCATTTTGTTGACATGAGTGATGAACTCATCTGCAATCACTGTGATTGGGATCAACCGAATATCTACCCGGTGTTTCCTGACTAGATAAACCAGTAGATCAAGTGGTCCTTCAAATTCGGGAAAACTGAAGACCAGTTCAAGCTGCTCCATGGTCACCACCCCAGCTTCGTTGCTTCAAGAACTCTCTTCATTGTCTCCTTTGCCACTTCTCTAGCCTTTCGATTGCCATCTTCAATTATTCTGGAAAGTTCGGAAGTGTTCTCCTTGAGATATGATAGTTTTTCCCAGACGGGAGATAGTTTA contains the following coding sequences:
- a CDS encoding segregation and condensation protein A — translated: MEQLELVFSFPEFEGPLDLLVYLVRKHRVDIRLIPITVIADEFITHVNKMKSLDMVVTSDFLVMASTLMEMKSKALLPRISNNEAEVFDNQRKELYRRVEEYKAIKDLSKEFRVKLYDAYSYERATAKPMVDQERKEDLPDELTEAFKAILKETVLRERVYTIVSESINVEDRMMQIEQLYETIELHKFLMSLESRSEIIVSFLAVLELLKLNRYYLDTVEPLTLRRKVS